From the Cydia splendana chromosome 27, ilCydSple1.2, whole genome shotgun sequence genome, one window contains:
- the LOC134803661 gene encoding uncharacterized protein LOC134803661, with protein sequence MNVLAYADDTLITCRGISYEDAARKVTIGTSLMVERIHQLGLEVSLPKTEALLFHGPRRGPPHNAHSRVYGEVVAVKAQMKYLGLILDGRWQFKAHFASLALRLMSTAAALSRLLPNVGEPNATCRLLYSRVLRSMGLYGAPIWVDAFSAENRALLCRPQRAISLRAVRGYRTVSFTAATTLAADPPWHLQAHILAEVHRYRAGRRAAAEFPEEEEVRNIRALAQVETLRRWRVELGGAEYGLTTVEAILPHLERWVERRQGTLAFHMVQILTDHGCFGKYLHHIGSEESPMCHECGAQVDTARHTLEECPAWGFQQTTLQAILGADLSLPSVVNAMLDSEEAWKAMVSFSDQIMSQKEAAERARENDPDAHPLRRRRAGGRARRYAHLLHPP encoded by the coding sequence ATGAATGTGCTGGCCTATGCAGATGACACACTTATTACGTGCCGAGGCATCTCTTATGAAGATGCAGCCAGAAAGGTGACTATTGGAACCTCACTTATGGTGGAACGAATCCACCAGCTGGGTCTTGAGGTATCTCTACCAAAGACGGAAGCTCTTCTTTTCCATGGCCCAAGAAGAGGACCCCCTCACAATGCCCATAGTAGAGTATATGGGGAGGTTGTGGCGGTTAAGGCCCAAATGAAATACCTAGGCCTTATTCTGGATGGCCGTTGGCAATTTAAGGCGCACTTTGCCAGTCTTGCCCTCAGGCTGATGTCTACAGCCGCAGCCCTCAGCCGGCTGCTTCCTAACGTTGGTGAGCCGAACGCCACATGTAGGCTCCTTTACTCTCGCGTCCTGCGTAGTATGGGCCTATATGGTGCTCCTATATGGGTAGATGCCTTTTCTGCGGAAAATAGGGCTCTACTGTGCAGGCCACAGAGGGCAATATCATTGAGAGCCGTCCGCGGGTATCGGACGGTATCCTTTACAGCGGCAACGACCTTGGCTGCAGACCCTCCCTGGCATCTGCAAGCTCACATTCTTGCGGAGGTCCACCGTTACAGGGCTGGGAGAAGAGCGGCGGCAGAATTcccggaagaagaagaagtgcgAAACATCCGGGCGTTAGCCCAAGTAGAGACACTTCGCCGCTGGAGGGTAGAGCTCGGCGGAGCAGAATATGGGCTGACAACGGTAGAGGCTATACTGCCGCATCTGGAACGATGGGTAGAAAGGCGGCAGGGAACCCTGGCTTTTCACATGGTGCAGATACTTACTGACCATGGATGCTTTGGTAAGTACCTGCACCATATAGGGAGCGAGGAATCCCCCATGTGCCATGAGTGTGGCGCGCAGGTAGACACGGCGCGTCATACTCTCGAGGAGTGTCCTGCATGGGGGTTTCAGCAGACCACCCTTCAGGCAATACTAGGAGCAGACCTTTCGTTGCCGAGCGTTGTTAATGCCATGCTCGACAGCGAAGAGGCATGGAAAGCGATGGTCTCCTTCAGTGACCAAATAATGTCACAGAAGGAGGCAGCGGAACGTGCGCGCGAGAATGACCCTGACGCGCACCCCCTCCGCCGGCGACGGGCTGGAGGCAGAGCCAGGCGCTATGCGCACTTGCTGCATCCACCGTAG